In Phalacrocorax carbo chromosome 1, bPhaCar2.1, whole genome shotgun sequence, the genomic stretch AACCCTTAGGAAaaaaccattgaccaagtctaAGACTAAGACTGGGCTTAGCCACGCCTAACTCCTCTtggaggagtttagaaagcaaaggggtCCTGTGTGAGCCTCGTGACTCAACGGTAGGGTCtccccccagccactcctcagactcttactATTAACACAACACTGGGGTCACGCAGCCGGGGGCTGGGCCGAGCAGGGAGGGACCCGCGCTGGCTTCGGGCACCATCTGGGCTCAGCATCCAGGGGATCTTCTGCAACTTCAaagctctggctgctgctgctcttggctGGAGGGCCAGCGGTGGCaggccttctcctcctcctcttcctccttgtcCCCCCCGGGAAGGCCCCCCAGGGTCCCTCGTCCTGCAGAGCATGGGCTTCCACCAGCTGTCACCCCTGATCTGCAGGGGGACGTCCCGGCCCCTCCTGAGCCCCTCGCATCTGCCCACACCAGCCGAGGAAGGGTGCGGGGGGCAGCAGGTGTGGCAGATGATGCTCTGCCAGCCCATGCTGTCACAAAGGGGGCTCTGCCCACCTGCCGGACTATAAAAGGAGGGGGTCGGGGCCCCgccggagcaggcagcaggcggTGGGCACCGCAGTCTGGCATCGTCTCGGCAGACTGCAGCCTCAGCCTCTACCACACCGGCAGTGTTGGGGTTCTGTCCCTGGGGCCCCAGGATGTCACACTGCGGATCTGCATCGCAGGCTTCTGCTGGTGACTCGCAGAGTCACAACTGCACCGGAGCCGGTGCCATGGGGCGCTCCAACGGCCCCATCCCGGCTGAGCTGCTCCCGATCCTgatgctggtgctgcagctcagcacggTCGCGGCATTGCTGTGGGCCAAGTGGCAATGGGTAGGTGACCGCTgcgctgtgctgtgctgtgccgtggcgtggggtggggtggggtggggtggggcggcCTGTTGTGACCTCATGTGGCACGGAGAGGCATGGGGGGCTGCAGCGTGGGGCCGGGAGCTGCTCCCATCTCACCCAGCTTCTGCGTATCCTGCAGAGATCCTGGAAGAATTCGATGCGCCGGAGGAGCGCGGCAAGAGCGCGGCCGCAGGAAGAGAGCGGtgagcggccccggcaccgaGCGCCCTGCAAACGGCCGACACCCCACGGCAGCCCTGACCCGCGGCTGTGCCGGGGGCTGCTGTCGCTCACTCCGTCTCCTCCTTTAGCAGGTGCATCGGTGGTGCATGGACGAGTGGAGAATCCCACATTGACCCTGGAGATGTGGTGAGTGCTGGGGGAGACCCTCAGACCCTgacccacacccccaccccatgccctgcccctgcccgtgCTGGGGAGCCCTGCTCGCCGGCCGAGGAGGGGGTGATGCCCGTGGGTCctgcgggaggggccgggctgcagcagggtctcttccctctcctcctctgcagggcgAGAGCGGACGCCTGGAGCAGGGATCGCCTGTCCCCGTGTGCCCCGCTGGCCTCCATGGACTCCCTGGCCTCCCAGTCACGGAGCAGCTCCATTTCCACGggctccctctgctccttcccGGAGCCCTGGCCCGGTGCGATggcggagctggcagcgcccacCCGCTCAAGATCCCCGTCTCCGAAGGCTGTCAAGGGGCCGGTGAGGGAGCCGGGGCCAGCCCCTCGCCAGGAGCCTCCAGTGGAGGTGCCAGCGGTGACCGAGCAAGAGCAGGCTCCCAAGGACTGCAAGGACAAGGTGCCAacttccagcagcagcccagtcACGGCCCTGGTCAGCGAAGAGCTCATCCTAGAACTTATCCGAGCCTTCCGGGACACCACGGCAAAGACCGAGCAGCGCTGTGAGCTGCTGCGGGCGCTCCTGACTCAGCCGCGATGGACGGCGGATGACAGCAGAGGCACCTCCCGCGGGACCCCTCCTGAGGAAacctcccacccccccgccaGTATGGAAGTGCAAGaccagccagagctgctggaggccagagcGTGGCCCCAGTGCGCTGGGGAGGAGCTGCCAAGTGCAGACGTGGACACGAACGACTCTGTAGATGGGGACATGGACAAGGTCATGGAAGAAGATAGGAGCAGCCCCATGGACCTGGGGACCAGGACCGTGAGAGAAGTGAAGAGGATCTGCTCTATGGTGTTGGGCAAAAGCAGCCCCACAAGGCTGGGCAGGAGCATGGTGGAACTGGACAGGAGTAGCCCCAAGGGGCTGCATGTTGCCGGCTCCATGGGGCCAGGAAGGAGAAGCTCCATGGGGCTGCGCAGAAGGAGCCGCAGGGAGCCAGAAAGAGTGAGCCCACTGGAATGGAGGGGGAGCAGCTCCATGcggccaggcaggagcagctccacTGCTCGGGACAGGAGCCCCCCTGCGGAGCCCAGTCCCTGGCGGcaatgggtgcccacaggcagGGCGCACGGCCAAGCTTCCCCATGGCTGTGCCCGGTAGCGCAGTGCCTTCGGGAGGGCTGTACCCGGCTCTGGTGCTCCCTGAAGGCCTGGTGGAGATGCCACTTCGAGCCCCATTACACCCGCATCCGCAAGCCCTCgtggtggcagagctggtacTCCAGCAGCAGCGACAGCAGCGACTAATGAGGGTCCGAGCAGTGCGGGGCCCGGAAGCCCCGGGGCCGCCACCccatctgaaatattaaaaattaaatgtttccgCTACTCCTGGTGCTGTGGTTCATTCACCAGTCCTGCAGCTGCGGGTGCGAGATGCATGCTGCAAGGGAGCCCCCCCACAGGGGCAAAATCCCCGGAATGCAGACCCCCCAGAAGCCAGCAGGAGCCCCAAAgccccagcagggagcagagaagcctggggcagaggggatgcGGTGTCTAAAATGGGGTGGCCATGGCACCCCCGTGTGAAGCTGGTGAAGCGTTTTGTCGTGGTTTAATCCTGGCCTGCAAGTGAGCACTACACAGCCACCCACTACCACAGGGTAGGGTAACAGTGAGAAAGAATAtcttgggttgagataaaaacagtttaataataaaaggacaatttaaaaaattttggaagggaataaaactgagaagaaaataattgctaagaaataaaagtgatgcgaaagaaaacaactgctcaccaccaacCTCCCAACCACTCCATGCCCACCAGTCCCCAGCACCgtccaccccccaccccaccaactGCCCCCCAATTTTATTGCTGAACACAATGTGATATGGTCTGCCAGATCCCTtaggtcagttggggtcagctgtcccagctcttgtcccctcccaactccttctGACTGCCACGCTCAGCTGCCTCCAAAAGCCCTGGCTGCGGCTCATCCAGACTCCACTGGTGTCCCGGGGCTGCCGGCACGGCCCGGGGCCGGTGGCACCGTGGCAGGGCGAGCTGGGCACAGGCGGCCGCCACGCGGGGCCCTGCAGCGGGGCCGTGCCCAtggccccagcccctcctgctgccccgtCCTATCCCGCCATCTCCATCAAGCTGCTGGCTCCCATTCCCGACCCCTTCTCCTCGCCGGCGTGCAGTGGCAGCAGTGGCGTCGCAGCTCAGGGGGCCCCGGCGGCCGCCAGGGCCGTGGCTGCCAGGAGGAGCCCCCAGAGGTGCGGGTggtccccagggatgctccagcctgggggtgctggagagGGGGAGAGTCAGGGACAGccggggggctcaggggggcCCTGACTGGGGTGGTCCTCCCAGGCAGATCACCTGTGCTGAAGGCACAGGGCCAGCTCTTGAATCTCGTctttggtggtgttgggttggtggttggacttgatgatcttagaggccttttccaatcCTAATGATTTAATGATTCTCTGCCAAAGAAACCAACTCTGTCTGCTCCTCGTCTGACCCAACCGTGCCGTGCCACGGTGTGCCAAGCTGTGCTGCgccatgccatgccgtgctgtgctgtgccacgCCGTGCCATGCTGCCAAGGGTCCCCATTGCAAACCCCAGGGCAGAGCGGCTGAGAGACCCCCAGGGACGCACGCCCAAAGGCAGGCTCCCCCCGTTGCCCTCCCCGCGATCAAGACCCCCCTTTCCCGGCAgagctggtgggatggggtcaccccggccccagcccctgcaccccaccaGTGGGGAGGGACCCCGTCCCGCAGGGACCCCACCTTTCACCAACTCGCAGTTGTAGGTGCTGAGCACGTCCTGGGAGCGGAGGTGGATGAGGGCTCTGTCCCCATCATGGGCGACGTCGGTGACCTCGAAGCGCTCGAAGGGTGGGATGAggacctcctcctcctcggggaagaaggagaagtCCCTGATGGGGATGCCGTAGCAGGTCTCAACCGAGAAGAAGGTGTCCCGGCCAAAGGGGAGCGTGCTCTCGTTCCGGAGGGAGGCGGAGGTGAAGTGGCCGAAGCGCATGGACTGATGGCGCTGGGCAGTGAAGCGGATTCCCTGGACACCTCGGTAGACGTGGTGGCATTGGCGGGGCCGGGCATCCCGCAGGACACGCAGGGCCTCGCTCAGGAGGAAATGCAGCGCCTTGAAGCCGAAGGCACTGAGGTATTCCCTGCGGGAGCGCCCAGCCTCACGCACGGCTGCGTTGAACGCCCGGTGCAGGGGCCCCTGCTGGGTGTACGCCAGGAGGGCGACCGCCTGCTTTGGCCGCAGCACCAGCGGCTGGGGGACACGGTACTGCCGGCTCCTCCATTCGGCAGCAGCCTGGGTCCAAGCATTGGCATAGACGCTGTTGTTGGCGAACTCGGTGCGGTtgagctcctccagctcctcctccatcATGCGGCTGCAGCCCCGGTACTGGTCGTCGAAGGAGGTGGGGGCCATGTCCAGCGCCAGCTCCTTGACAGGGTCGAGGTCTCGCCGGCGGTGGGATCCACTGACGGCCAGGGTCCCGGCCAGCAGCACCAAGCCCAGCGCCAGATGCTCCATGGTGGCCAGAGCCGCCCACGGGAGCCCCCGGGTGCTGCGGTGCCGTGGGCAGGGAAGCAGCCGGCTCCCCTGCAAGTAGCCAGGGAAGTGGGGGAGCAAGAGCAGGGTCAGCtcagggagggcagcaggggctgggagggggctgccaagagaagcagggcaggctgggagaAAGCACTCAGTAATTGCCTCCCTGGCCAGGGGCACCCGCTTGGCACACGTCCCGGCACCAGCTGAGACCCCAACCCGGCACGGCCGAGACCCCGATCCCGTTACTTGCGTTAAACCCTGCCAAAAGGCGTCCGTCCCCGGAGCCTGGCAGCACGGTCCCGGCAGCCTGCAGGTCTGCGGCGTCACCCACTGGAGCAAACCCCTCCAGGAGTCCCAGTGAGAAGCGTTACCCGCCCCCCGCGGTGGGTGTGCGGTCGAGGTGCTGCTCCCcg encodes the following:
- the LOC135311500 gene encoding erythroblast NAD(P)(+)--arginine ADP-ribosyltransferase-like isoform X2 gives rise to the protein MEHLALGLVLLAGTLAVSGSHRRRDLDPVKELALDMAPTSFDDQYRGCSRMMEEELEELNRTEFANNSVYANAWTQAAAEWRSRQYRVPQPLVLRPKQAVALLAYTQQGPLHRAFNAAVREAGRSRREYLSAFGFKALHFLLSEALRVLRDARPRQCHHVYRGVQGIRFTAQRHQSMRFGHFTSASLRNESTLPFGRDTFFSVETCYGIPIRDFSFFPEEEEVLIPPFERFEVTDVAHDGDRALIHLRSQDVLSTYNCELVKGWSIPGDHPHLWGLLLAATALAAAGAP
- the LOC135311500 gene encoding erythroblast NAD(P)(+)--arginine ADP-ribosyltransferase-like isoform X1, whose product is MEHLALGLVLLAGTLAVSGSHRRRDLDPVKELALDMAPTSFDDQYRGCSRMMEEELEELNRTEFANNSVYANAWTQAAAEWRSRQYRVPQPLVLRPKQAVALLAYTQQGPLHRAFNAAVREAGRSRREYLSAFGFKALHFLLSEALRVLRDARPRQCHHVYRGVQGIRFTAQRHQSMRFGHFTSASLRNESTLPFGRDTFFSVETCYGIPIRDFSFFPEEEEVLIPPFERFEVTDVAHDGDRALIHLRSQDVLSTYNCELVKGGTRFKSWPCAFSTGWSIPGDHPHLWGLLLAATALAAAGAP